In Mustela lutreola isolate mMusLut2 chromosome 1, mMusLut2.pri, whole genome shotgun sequence, one genomic interval encodes:
- the FANCF gene encoding Fanconi anemia group F protein, which yields MESLVEHLQRFSELLAVSRTTHVSTWDPATVRRALQWARYLRHVHRRFGRHVRIRRALERRLQNQWRQEGAPGSAPVPGLTNFQALGRGDLLLSLRLLENRALGDAAYHYLLQQLFPGPGVPDPDEEALQGSLARLARCRSAVQLLRFSGPGEKSALEDPVLKTQAELLLGRLREVPKAEAESPSRFLSTLWDRLPQNNFLKVLAAALLLPPSSPRPQGEELEPGTPQTPGDGAQELVRWLLAKSDALAAFCRSLPVGLLTSVAGRHPALCRAYLGLLTDWGRRLHYDLPKGTWVGAEPQHVSWEELYGRFQSLCRAPPPLKDEVLTALEACKAQDGDFQVPGVSIWTDLLLALGSGS from the coding sequence ATGGAATCGCTCGTGGAGCACCTTCAGCGCTTCTCCGAGCTTCTGGCCGTCTCCCGCACGACCCACGTCAGCACCTGGGACCCCGCAACCGTGCGCAGGGCCTTGCAGTGGGCTCGCTACCTGCGCCACGTCCATAGGCGCTTTGGCCGCCATGTTCGCATTCGCAGGGCTCTGGAGCGGCGGCTGCAAAACCAGTGGAGACAGGAGGGCGCGCCTGGGTCCGCTCCAGTCCCCGGGCTGACGAACTTCCAGGCCCTGGGGCGCGGTGACCTCCTGCTGTCTCTGCGTCTGCTGGAGAACCGGGCCCTCGGGGATGCCGCCTATCACTACCTGCTGCAGCAGCTCTTTCCGGGCCCGGGCGTCCCGGATCCCGACGAGGAGGCGCTCCAAGGCAGCCTGGCCCGCCTCGCCCGCTGCCGCTCCGCCGTCCAGTTGCTGCGTTTCAGCGGCCCCGGGGAGAAGTCGGCGCTCGAGGACCCAGTGCTGAAGACCCAGGCGGAGCTGCTGCTGGGGCGTCTGCGGGAGGTGCCGAAGGCCGAGGCCGAGAGCCCCAGCAGGTTTCTCAGCACTCTGTGGGACCGCTTGCCGCAGAACAACTTTCTGAAGGTCCTAGCGGCCGCGCTGTTGCTTCCCCCGTCGTCTCCCCGGCCCCAGGGAGAAGAGTTGGAGCCGGGCACCCCCCAAACGCCCGGAGACGGGGCTCAGGAGCTGGTCCGTTGGCTTTTGGCGAAGTCGGATGCCCTGGCCGCCTTTTGCCGCAGCCTCCCGGTCGGGCTTCTAACTTCGGTGGCAGGCCGCCACCCCGCGCTCTGCCGGGCCTATCTGGGCCTGCTTACAGACTGGGGTCGGCGTCTGCACTACGACCTCCCGAAGGGCACTTGGGTTGGAGCTGAGCCCCAACACGTGTCCTGGGAGGAGCTGTACGGCCGGTTTCAAAGCCTCTGCCGGGCCCCTCCGCCTCTGAAAGACGAAGTTCTAACTGCCCTGGAGGCCTGTAAGGCGCAGGATGGAGATTTCCAAGTTCCGGGTGTCAGCATCTGGACAGACCTGTTGCTAGCCCTTGGGAGTGGGTCATGA